Within Amycolatopsis sp. FDAARGOS 1241, the genomic segment ATCTCGGCCGATCGGTCCCGGACGCCTTCGGGCATGTCGGGGCGGCCGCGGCTGATCTTGTCGGTGACGGTGTCGATCCACGCGGCCAGTTGCTCGCGCAGCGGGCGGGCTTCGGCCTCTACGTCCTCCTCCCAGAACTCCTCCACTTCCTCGTCCTCGCGGCGGCGCTGCATGTGGATGGTGATGGCGCGGGTGGTGATGGTGTCGGGCATGTTCCCGGCGATGCCAGCGAGCGCGACCGGCGCGTAGACCGGGAACCGCTGGACCTTCATCGCGCGGGCGTCGCCGACGCACCGCGCCACGGTGGCGGACCGCTTGTAGCCGGCGTTGAGCAGGCCGCGCAGGTCTTCGTTGTTGCCGCCGGTCTTCGGGCTGAAGATCGTGTCCACCTCGTCGAACAGGATCGTGATCGGCCCGTCGTTGACCATGCGGAACAACGCGGCGGTGGTGGCGGACATGGTCATCTCCGGTGCCCGCACGAGGTGCTGCGCGACCTCCAGCACGCGTGTCTTGCCGCTGCCGGGCTCCACACTGGACAGGATCAGCCGCGGTGTGACGTAGAAGTGGTCTGCGGCGTGGGTGTGGGCGTACCAGAGCGCGAGCATGGGCGCGCAGTGCTCGGACGGGAACAGGTTGAACCGCAACACGAAGTCCCGCACCCGGTCCAGGACCTCGTGCCCGGGCACCGTGGTGGCGTGCGCCGCGCGCCAGACGTTCTGGCAGTTCTCCGAGCAGAAGTCGTCGGAGGGTGAGGTGTCGAGCGCGCGGCCGCACTGACAGCACGCGCCGCCACCTTCGGCGGCAACGGGAGCACCGATCGCCGCGTCGATCGCGGACACGGTGCTGTCCACACTGGTCATTAGGCTGCCTTTCCTCGTCGGGCTACGGGGTTACGGGCGCCGGCGGTCAGCCCGGCGTCGACGACACGGGAGATCTCGCGCGGGGTGCAGTCGCATCCGGCGGTGGCCATGTGGTCGGCCGCGGCGATCAGGTCGGCTCGTGCGGTGGTGTGGTCGATCAGGTCGGCCCCGACCTTGCGGCCGATGGTGTAGGCCGCGGCCGAGAGCACGGCGTTGTGCTGCTCTGGTGGCGCCGCACGGATGCGTTCACACTCGCCAGCGAGTGCCGCCGACCCATAGCGGTTCGGGTCTACAGCGCGGATCTCACGAGGCGCTGAGATCGCCGTAGACGCGCGTTCGGCGCACGCCTGGACCAACCACCCCGGCAGCTCGACCGGATCGGTCTCGTCGCACAGCTCCCATCCGCCGACGTCGGCGACCGACCCCGGTCCCACCACGTATCCGCCGTGCGCTCGCACGTCGACGCGCGGGGCGAGTTGACCGGCGCTGCTGCGCAGGTGGGTTCCGGCCGGGGCGAGGTAGTACAGGTGCCGGCCGCCGGATGGCGTGGTGACGGTGTAGGTCGCGGGCAGCGGTCCCCCCCGCTGCTCAGCAAGCTCGGCCAGTGCTGTCGCTCCGTCCGGGCCAGACTGCCCCGGCTTCGGCTGGTCGAGGTCGACGACCACCAGCCCGGCTGGCCCGGTGGCAACGGCGACGTTCCAGCGGTCCGCGTTCCAACAGCGGCGGATACGGGCGGGATCGGTCGTGGCGCGGGTTTCCCATTCCCGCACCGCGGGCTGCTTGCGCCCCGGTACGAGCGGGAACACCGGCCAGCGCATCGCGGCGAGGTAGAGCGCCCACTCCAGAAACGTGTCCGTGGTGTCCACGGTGGTCTCCTCCGAAATCAATTACTGTGAGTGACAGTCTGAGGGTGTGAGCGGGTTGTGACACTTGCCGGAGTGGTCCCCGGGGGGTGGTCTTCAGGCGGTCTGGTGCTGTCACCAGCACGGAGCCGGGGAAGTGTCACAACCGTCATCGCGGCTGTTCGGGGGATTCTGCGAAGTGTCATCGGCTCCGTGACACTTCACGGACGAGACACCGCATCCCGACTCAGCCCGATAGTTACTGTCCGTGTTCGATGGTGGTTTGCTGCTTCTCGACCGCGGCGGTGATGTCGGCGAAGCGGTAGCCGCGTTTCTGGACGTCCTCGCCGTTGTCACCGGGGACGCGGACAGGGCCGGGCTTGAGACCGACGTCGCGGA encodes:
- a CDS encoding DUF3631 domain-containing protein, whose translation is MTSVDSTVSAIDAAIGAPVAAEGGGACCQCGRALDTSPSDDFCSENCQNVWRAAHATTVPGHEVLDRVRDFVLRFNLFPSEHCAPMLALWYAHTHAADHFYVTPRLILSSVEPGSGKTRVLEVAQHLVRAPEMTMSATTAALFRMVNDGPITILFDEVDTIFSPKTGGNNEDLRGLLNAGYKRSATVARCVGDARAMKVQRFPVYAPVALAGIAGNMPDTITTRAITIHMQRRREDEEVEEFWEEDVEAEARPLREQLAAWIDTVTDKISRGRPDMPEGVRDRSAEIWRPLIAIADAAGDHWPTTARAACSHFVAAANVDRKGGGLRIRLLADLRDLFAARGVTDMTTAEILTALCELDEAPWGDLDGHGKELDSRRLAKELEPYGITSKNLKRKDPGGGKAKVPKGYYVHGEGGLADAWSRYLPTSATAATSATSQVTAVADAGAVADTNATASESPPGPAA
- a CDS encoding bifunctional DNA primase/polymerase, with product MDTTDTFLEWALYLAAMRWPVFPLVPGRKQPAVREWETRATTDPARIRRCWNADRWNVAVATGPAGLVVVDLDQPKPGQSGPDGATALAELAEQRGGPLPATYTVTTPSGGRHLYYLAPAGTHLRSSAGQLAPRVDVRAHGGYVVGPGSVADVGGWELCDETDPVELPGWLVQACAERASTAISAPREIRAVDPNRYGSAALAGECERIRAAPPEQHNAVLSAAAYTIGRKVGADLIDHTTARADLIAAADHMATAGCDCTPREISRVVDAGLTAGARNPVARRGKAA